In one Trichosurus vulpecula isolate mTriVul1 chromosome 8, mTriVul1.pri, whole genome shotgun sequence genomic region, the following are encoded:
- the IMP3 gene encoding U3 small nucleolar ribonucleoprotein protein IMP3: MVRKLKFHEQKLLKKVDFLNWEATDHNLHELRVLRRYRVQRREDYTRYNRLSRAVRDLARRLRDLPERDPFRARASAALLGKLYAMGLVPTQSSLQLCDTVTASSFCRRRLPVVLVKLRMAQHLRAAVTFVEQGHVRVGPYVVTDPACLVTRAMEDFITWVDSSKIKQHVLNYSNERDDCDLDI, encoded by the coding sequence ATGGTGCGCAAGCTCAAGTTCCACGAGCAGAAGCTCCTGAAGAAGGTGGACTTCCTGAACTGGGAGGCCACCGACCACAACCTGCACGAGCTGCGCGTGCTGCGGCGCTACCGCGTGCAGCGGCGCGAGGACTACACGCGCTACAACCGACTGAGCCGCGCCGTGCGCGACCTGGCGCGCCGCCTGCGCGATCTGCCCGAGCGCGACCCGTTCCGCGCGCGGGCCTCGGCCGCGCTGCTGGGCAAGCTCTACGCCATGGGGCTCGTGCCCACGCAGTCGTCGCTGCAGCTCTGCGACACCGTGACGGCGTCGAGCTTCTGCCGCCGCCGCCTGCCCGTCGTGCTCGTCAAGCTGCGCATGGCGCAGCACCTGCGCGCCGCCGTCACCTTCGTGGAGCAGGGCCACGTGCGCGTGGGCCCTTACGTGGTCACCGACCCCGCCTGCCTGGTCACCCGCGCCATGGAGGACTTCATCACCTGGGTGGACTCGTCCAAGATCAAGCAGCACGTGCTCAACTACAGCAATGAGCGCGACGACTGTGACCTGGACATATAG